Proteins encoded in a region of the Equus asinus isolate D_3611 breed Donkey chromosome X, EquAss-T2T_v2, whole genome shotgun sequence genome:
- the TCEAL5 gene encoding transcription elongation factor A protein-like 5 — MERVDKENEGKPENQGNSENEGKPEDEVDTEDEGKSDEEGKPAVEGQPGHQGKPQNEGQPDDEAQPEDEGKQDKQGKSEDEGKPQGGEGKRESQAKPESERRAAEKRPAEDYVPRKAKRKTDRGTDDSPKDYQEDLQERHLGSEEMMRECGDMSRAQEELRKKQKMGGFHWMQRDVQDPFAPRGQRGVRGVRGGGRGQKDFEDVPYV; from the coding sequence ATGGAAAGGGTCgacaaagaaaatgaaggaaagccAGAAAATCAAGGAAACTCAGAAAATGAGGGAAAGCCAGAAGATGAAGTAGATACAGAAGATGAAGGAAAGTCAGATGAGGAAGGAAAGCCGGCAGTGGAGGGGCAGCCAGGGCACCAGGGAAAGCCCCAGAATGAGGGACAgccagatgatgaggcacaaccAGAAGATGAGGGAAAGCAGGACAAGCAGGGCAAGTCCGAAGATGAGGGAAAACCACAGGGCGGCGAGGGCAAGCGAGAATCCCAGGCAAAGCCAGAGAGCGAGCGGCGGGCTGCCGAAAAGCGCCCGGCTGAAGATTATGTGCCCcggaaagcaaaaaggaaaaccgACAGGGGGACGGACGACTCCCCCAAGGACTATCAGGAGGACCTACAGGAAAGGCATTTGGGCAGTGAGGAGATGATGAGAGAATGTGGAGATATGTCAAGGGCTCAGGaagagctaaggaaaaaacagaaaatgggtGGTTTTCATTGGATGCAAAGAGATGTACAGGATCCATTTGCCCCAAGGGGTCAACGAGGTGTCAGGGGAGTGAGGGGCGGAGGTCGGGGCCAGAAGGACTTTGAAGACGTTCCATATGTTTAA